A part of Patescibacteria group bacterium genomic DNA contains:
- a CDS encoding class I fructose-bisphosphate aldolase has product MLDPQKIQKLNQTAKAMVAHGKGILAADESTATIEKRLAKINVSSTEDTRRAYREMLFTTPGLSDHISGVILFDETFRQKASDGRPFVSVLKEVGILPGIKVDKGLEPMPDSPEEKKTKGLDDLEIRLKEYAELGAHFAKWRAVYVIGDNTPTDANIERNAKDLAAYALACQHSGLVPIVEPEVLMEGVHSLKRCEEESEKVLEAVFRELEKAGVAMEGIILKPNMVLPAKDSGEFAHPEEIAEATLRIFNKHLPKNLPGVAFLSGGQSEIEATMNLHAINQKGPHPWKISFSYGRALQDSALKAWEGKEENKKAAQDKLLHRAKMKGAAAKGEYDREMDWKE; this is encoded by the coding sequence ATGTTGGATCCACAAAAAATTCAAAAGTTAAACCAAACCGCCAAAGCCATGGTGGCTCACGGCAAGGGAATACTGGCCGCGGATGAAAGTACGGCCACTATTGAAAAAAGATTGGCTAAAATTAACGTGTCCTCTACCGAAGATACCCGCCGGGCTTACCGTGAGATGCTTTTTACCACGCCGGGCTTATCCGACCATATTTCCGGCGTCATTTTATTTGACGAGACTTTCCGGCAAAAGGCTTCGGACGGAAGGCCTTTTGTTTCCGTATTAAAAGAAGTCGGAATCCTGCCCGGTATTAAGGTGGATAAGGGCTTAGAACCGATGCCGGATTCGCCGGAAGAAAAAAAGACCAAGGGTTTGGATGATTTAGAAATCCGTTTAAAAGAATATGCCGAATTGGGCGCTCATTTTGCCAAGTGGCGGGCCGTTTACGTTATCGGCGATAATACGCCGACTGACGCGAATATTGAGAGAAATGCTAAAGATCTGGCGGCTTATGCCCTAGCCTGCCAGCATTCCGGATTAGTGCCGATTGTCGAACCGGAAGTATTAATGGAAGGCGTTCATAGCCTTAAGCGGTGCGAAGAAGAAAGCGAGAAAGTTTTGGAAGCCGTGTTTCGGGAATTGGAAAAGGCCGGCGTAGCAATGGAAGGGATAATTTTAAAACCGAACATGGTCTTACCGGCCAAGGATTCGGGCGAGTTTGCCCACCCGGAAGAAATCGCTGAAGCGACTTTGAGAATTTTTAATAAGCATTTGCCCAAGAACCTGCCCGGCGTAGCTTTTCTTTCCGGCGGCCAGTCGGAAATTGAAGCGACCATGAACCTTCACGCCATTAACCAAAAAGGCCCCCACCCCTGGAAGATTTCTTTTTCTTACGGCCGGGCCCTGCAGGATAGCGCCCTTAAAGCCTGGGAAGGGAAGGAAGAAAATAAAAAAGCGGCGCAAGACAAGCTTTTACACCGAGCCAAGATGAAAGGCGCGGCGGCTAAAGGTGAATATGACCGGGAGATGGATTGGAAGGAGTAA